A genomic region of Procambarus clarkii isolate CNS0578487 chromosome 30, FALCON_Pclarkii_2.0, whole genome shotgun sequence contains the following coding sequences:
- the LOC138369867 gene encoding complement C1q-like protein 4 isoform X2: MMHSIRVVSTLLIVMVIGIFAQGGGRFPTHQTTHHTTHHTSTHHSTHHTPHYTTTRHDVRSREEMEAEVFPVLTNRKVAFSVGKAREPFRAVARLHFKDIFTNIGGGWDPASSEFVAPFDGLYFFIFHAIGAKDSDFTLALTKNTTFEVTAYGTLTTYEHGTNSVVLSLKREDKVYLELQQGAIYENPGNETYTTFTGFSI; this comes from the exons atg ATGCACTCGATCCGTGTGGTGTCGACACTGTTGATAGTTATGGTCATAGGGATCTTCGCACAGGGAGGGGGAAGGTTCCCAACCCACCAAACTACCCATCATACTACCCATCATACATCTACACACCATTCAACTCATCATACCCCCCATTATACGACCACGAGGCATGACGTGAGAAGCAGAGAAGAAATGGAGGCTGAAGTGTTTCCAGTGTTAAC AAACCGGAAAGTGGCTTTCAGTGTTGGCAAAGCTAGAGAACCCTTCCGTGCTGTGGCTCGCCTCCACTTCAAG GATATCTTTACCAACATTGGAGGAGGATGGGACCCCGCAAGTAGTGAATTCGTGGCGCCTTTCGACGGATTGTATTTCTTCATTTTTCACGCGATCGGGGCAAAAGATTCGGACTTTAC ACTGGCTTTAACGAAGAATACGACCTTCGAAGTGACTGCTTATGGTACTCTAACAACGTATGAACACGGCACCAATTCGGTCGTGTTGTCGCTGAAGCGGGAGGACAAAGTGTACCTGGAGCTCCAGCAGGGCGCAATCTATGAGAATCCAGGCAACGAAACCTACACAACCTTCACTGGCTTCAGTATTtag
- the LOC138369867 gene encoding complement C1q-like protein 4 isoform X1: protein MVKMHSIRVVSTLLIVMVIGIFAQGGGRFPTHQTTHHTTHHTSTHHSTHHTPHYTTTRHDVRSREEMEAEVFPVLTNRKVAFSVGKAREPFRAVARLHFKDIFTNIGGGWDPASSEFVAPFDGLYFFIFHAIGAKDSDFTLALTKNTTFEVTAYGTLTTYEHGTNSVVLSLKREDKVYLELQQGAIYENPGNETYTTFTGFSI from the exons atggtgaag ATGCACTCGATCCGTGTGGTGTCGACACTGTTGATAGTTATGGTCATAGGGATCTTCGCACAGGGAGGGGGAAGGTTCCCAACCCACCAAACTACCCATCATACTACCCATCATACATCTACACACCATTCAACTCATCATACCCCCCATTATACGACCACGAGGCATGACGTGAGAAGCAGAGAAGAAATGGAGGCTGAAGTGTTTCCAGTGTTAAC AAACCGGAAAGTGGCTTTCAGTGTTGGCAAAGCTAGAGAACCCTTCCGTGCTGTGGCTCGCCTCCACTTCAAG GATATCTTTACCAACATTGGAGGAGGATGGGACCCCGCAAGTAGTGAATTCGTGGCGCCTTTCGACGGATTGTATTTCTTCATTTTTCACGCGATCGGGGCAAAAGATTCGGACTTTAC ACTGGCTTTAACGAAGAATACGACCTTCGAAGTGACTGCTTATGGTACTCTAACAACGTATGAACACGGCACCAATTCGGTCGTGTTGTCGCTGAAGCGGGAGGACAAAGTGTACCTGGAGCTCCAGCAGGGCGCAATCTATGAGAATCCAGGCAACGAAACCTACACAACCTTCACTGGCTTCAGTATTtag